A region of the Primulina eburnea isolate SZY01 chromosome 7, ASM2296580v1, whole genome shotgun sequence genome:
TCAAAATTTCCAGAATTCACATCAGATTGGAGCATCGGTCTTTCACCAATTTTCCAGTGGATGCCCTCTGCTAAATGCTCTTTGTTTGGGGTCAGCATCACGAAATTGGGATCTGCCCTTTGATAACTAAGAATGGTAAAAAGATAGAAGCAAATCAGAATTGAGCAGCAGTAAATGTAACCAATCTTCGACGAAATCAGAGAGACTACAATGGAACCTTGCTTCTCTAATGTTGTCAACACGTATACCCAATCCAAATGATGTCTCCCTCTTTGTGCGATCTCTAACAGCTGCGAACCAAAAGTTACTATTATTCAAAAGAATGCCATGACACCGTCTCTTTTTTATTCTACACTCTAATTGCATATATGTAATGTGCTACAAACAAGGGAGGATGTTTGCCTACGATCTTGGGGGAAATCATTGTCTTTATTTTGAAAGCAAGCAAGGTTTATTtctatttttactttttccGCCATGAGATTCTTGTGATTAACAAATTCAGGGTTAACAAATTAGTGATTTTCCAATGCAGCATGCCAAAAGAGACCAAAATTATGTTCTGTTTAGGCCTTCAGAGTTTTATATACAAGTAGTACATATGACAGAATAACACAGTGAGGTGATTGTATGTGTGCTGTAATGGTGAAATTAACGTGCCAGCTTAGTCATTACCAAGACATGTACAGATTGCATAGTAGGCCAGAGACATCACTCTAGCAGACCATAGAAAGTAaataaacatcaaaatgaaattaAGAATATGGGAAATAAAACTCCAAGTAACTAGAGTACTAGACAGGAAAACACAAATGATACCTGACAAGCTAAAAGTGAAGGAAGGTTTCCACCATGATTTGAAAGCTAAAGCAATGGACGAGCTAAGAGGCCCTGCCTTTCCCTGAAGAAGCCGCATGGTAACTGTTACCTTTTTTTACTAGAAAATTTTACGATATTAACGAACAGACTAAAGGTTGATGTTCCAAGTAAGTGTATTACCTTGAGTAAGAAGTTTTTATTGGCTTGCCAAGAAGCGGCAACTTGAAAAGTTGAATCTTGAATGTTGTTAGTAGCCTTTACATCATCAACCCTtcataaaaaagaaataaatgtaataaaaatcctctcaaacAAAAACCAACTCAATTTGTCCAACAAATGGATGAAGTTACCGCGTTTGTaactcaaaaccgaagtcaATGTAATTTGTGATTCCAACGATCTCATTTTCTTCAAGTGGATTTTTTATCTGTATCAAAGGAGAAGTAAATTATTGACTTATTGTCAATTATATGTTTAGCATGGAACATCCCATAACAGCAATTGGTTGGCTAACATGAAATTCATAAATTTCCAAGTATTAGGATTGTGTACGAAATCTTCATTTAAGATCGAAACCACAATTATCGAATGATGGTCTGAGACTCTGAATAATGTGCTTTTGCATTTAATCAAAGATACCACTCGATCAAATTCACCAAATGATTACATTGTGCAGTATGCAttatttatacatttttatTCAGATGCCTCAGCAATGGTTCAAATCCAATATCAGCAAAAAAAACCAACTATATCGTTAACCGATTTGTAGCATATTGTTCAGGATGATGTGAGTAATTACAAGCACATCACTTTCATCATTAATATTTTTCTGCCATGCGCATCTACAGCAATGCAAAAGGCTTAAACTGGAACACATTCAAAAGAGCAAGAAAAGACAAAGAAAATGAAACATACACACACAGAGAGAGAATGCGAGAGAGGGGAAAGATACCCGTCTCTGAACCACCACATGCTGATAGAAAGAAGCGATGAACTGCAGTACATAAGTAATAAGAAGTTAATTCAAGTCAACACCGAGGAAAGAAAAATAACGCACATGAATCACATCAGGAGGGAAGCTGTTTCCTGATTGACAACggtcaaaatttatttattctcaCAGGTGCATGTTTTTTGTACGTTCAATAATCTTCATTCATAGGAAGACCTTTCATCCTCCTCTACTGATAAATCCAGATTTTTATGACTAATGGCTATCAGATAATATCATAATAAGTATAAACCTTGAGAGGCATGCAATGGCTATAATTGGAACCCCTGCTACAGACTTTATAGGCTCTAGCATGTTCACCACTGAATAAGGCCAAGATACGTGACAATGCATTAATGCAAGATCTGACATATATATGCCATCTTAGCTTTATTCTATCCGCATTTTTGATAAGTAAGATATGTGGTTTAAGTCCAAGCTTTAGAATTCTTCTTCATGGAATATATGAGCAAAATTTATAATACAATTTCCCACATCTTTCAAAATTATCTAAAAAGCTTGCTCTGCCAGCTAACAATATCGGAAGTTGACactgagaaaaaaaaaaattctagtcaACGAACGACTAACAAAATAAATGGTCTGAAAACTAAAGAACCTGTGAATTTTTTGCAAGTTCAAGTCCAAAATTGAAGGATGGGCTCAATGGACTGCCTGATCCCAATCCATAACCAATTGCACAGCTCCAGTTTTCTAAGTTTTTGAGTCTTGCTCCATCTTTGCTTCCAACTAAAGACAACAATGtattgtataaaataaatgccATAATATTTCCGTCATTATTTGAATGAAGTGCAAAAGAACGTGAATAATACAGTTTAACTTCACAAAGTTACACAAttgttctttatttatttaaaggaATATAAGCTGAGAAAAGCAAAATCAGATAAGGGTGTAATAAACAACAAGCCCTACGAATACAGCACATTTAATAAAGCAATGAAAATCATATaacaattaaaaagaaaaaggaagaaGCTTAATGCAGTGCAGAAAAATAACCACATGTTAACAATCAAAGTAATTCTGGACAATTCTGAACCATGACATGAGTAACAACTCACAAAGATGAATTGATAATACTTATGATTTTCTTCGCAGACCTCCAAAAAAACAATACGAATCTAAAGATCACTTTAACGTCCTCTGAAAGTTGTTGAACTTTTTTTGACAGCTCACATATCAAGGAAAACTGAGAAACAACaaacaaaatctttaagcatTCGACGAAGAAAAAAGTGTGGCAAAATCAGTAGCCCAGTAAAAATGTCCTATGTTGCTTCAAAATGATTGAAATGAGGTCCTTAAAGGAGACAATATTAGAACAATAGGCTAGTACATTACTATTTATTTTAGATAAATGCAGGTGAAAAAAGACAACAATGTCCTCACCTAAAACACTTACATTTAGGTTCATATTGAATGCCGGCAGTTAATCTTCCCATCTTGCTAACCAACCATGCATTTTTTGGAAGTTCATCTCCCGCTGTAGaggaaataaataaaatcatagTTCCTGCTCATGAAAACTATGATTTGTGCATGTATGCCTGTATTTGCAATCACAATCAGCTTATCATGATAATCTTACAACCTAAGCTTTTGTTTCAATTGAGATGCTATGAAATTTGCAGCTTTACAAGTTACCATTAAACATGAAATCCTGCTATGTCCAAGCATAAAAAAT
Encoded here:
- the LOC140836259 gene encoding uncharacterized protein, producing the protein MGNWWSAVVDPPPPPPPMVLVPPLFDFPPLAARTRMLESSYDFLFGKLALRCLFEDYFEEAKHFSARIMLKPIDDPHVDLIATVAGPVDHKPEEKIVGNAQFRWQSDVDDPHTFIDLFVSNTEPILLMRSCAYYPKFGFGAFGIFPLLLKQRVSSEDYGVMGLRYGSSNLSFGATVIPFASGDELPKNAWLVSKMGRLTAGIQYEPKFGSKDGARLKNLENWSCAIGYGLGSGSPLSPSFNFGLELAKNSQFIASFYQHVVVQRRIKNPLEENEIVGITNYIDFGFELQTRVDDVKATNNIQDSTFQVAASWQANKNFLLKGKAGPLSSSIALAFKSWWKPSFTFSLSAVRDRTKRETSFGLGIRVDNIREASYQRADPNFVMLTPNKEHLAEGIHWKIGERPMLQSDVNSGNFDGIPKELRPLNKIL